The nucleotide window GGCAGAACTCCACAGCGCCATATCATCATCGCGCTGGTAGTCGTAACCCTGCTGAACCATTGTGTCGATAAGGGACTCAAGCCCCGGTACCTCTGCAAGAACCGGGTACACTCTCGCCTCCATCCAGTCATCCAGCTCAGAATCAGGTACCTGAGCCGCGAGGAAGACTTCGATATGCAGAGTGGCCTGCCAGCTATCGGCATCCAGCTCTTCCCCGGTGTATTCCGCATCGGTCAGGTAGACGGCAACAGCCGGAAAATCACCCTCTTCGAGCACTGCAGGTCTGCCGTCAAAATAAATGACGTCGGTACCAATCGCGCTTTCCAGCGCGTCAATAATCACCTTGCGGATATCGCTGTGTTTCATCGTGTAAGAATTAACCTGAGTTGGTTGGTAAGGGATGCCCGGAGCTCTTTGGGCATATCTGACTCCATGAGCTTCGGCAATTCTTCTTTAAATGCCGAAGTCAATGGCGCTGCCAGAGGGATGCTGACCACTTCAATGGGGTAACGGGGTTTTGACGTTCGCCTCATGACATGCCAGCGGCCATTTTTAAGTTGCTGGATAAAACCGCCCGGAAAACGGAAAGGCCCGATGCGCAGAACGCTGTTAGCCCCTTTCTTGTCCCGTTTTCTGCGGGAAAGTCGCACGCTGGCGGTACCGAGTTTTATGGCCGGTAAATTGCCACGGTTAACACGGATAAGCGCACGGGGTTTATTAACCGTCGCACGCTTCACCCTGGCGCGTTGCTTTACCAGTTTTCGCGGTACGCGGGTGTCTTTTGAGACGACTGCCACACTGCGGCTGACGGCCCGGTTTGCCACGCGGTTAACGGCCTGCGCCGATGCGCGCGGGACAGCCGTTTTGCTGATGCTGTTAAGGTTTTCTATGGCCTGCTCAAGACCTTTTATTGACATAGGCGATCCTTAACGACGACGCGTGCCAGCTGGAGGAGAACCGTTACCCAGCCAGATATGACAGGAGCCACAGTCATCCGGGCCAATACGATCAACCCAGAATGGCCGCCCGTTAATCGTCAGGGTGTCCATACGCTGTAACTGTCTGACCGTGGCGGTCTCCACAAACAGGGTAGGACTGGTACCCTCAACACGGATCCCCGCACCGGCATAACCAATGTTTTCTGGATCATCGAATACGCCGTTGAGGTTTCCGCCTGATAACACGCCTGATGTTATCTTTATCTCGATGCCCATCACGCCGCGTATAGTGGTATCCGCGCGCGATATGGCCTCGTCAAAGAGGTTATCGAAATCAGCCATGCGGCCCCCGTCAGACTTCGCGAGCCAGCCCCTTCTCGATCAGCTCGTCTGCATCCTTTTTGGATACGCGGATAATCGCACCGGGTTCAACAATCGACACCGATTCGTTCCGCGTGGCATGCAGGGCATCGATATGCAGGGTGGCCAGTGTTTCAACTGATACCAGTTCACCGGATGAAGTGGTTGTGGCGATAAGATTGACCGGAATATTTTCGCTTTTATTACCGTCCTCTTCGCTGCCAGTGATTACGGAAGGGTTCAGAACACTACCAACCGTCACGGTGTCGTCATCCAGCTCCTCTTCAAGTTCAGCAATACGCATCGTAAGCTCCTGAATAGTGCCGCTGGTGCTGACTTCACGATTTAACTTCACACCAAGCTCATTAAGACGAGCGATCAGTTTTTCTTTCTCTGTCATGGAAAATACTCCAGAAATGTGGCCCGACAGGGCCACTGGGGGAAAGTTATGCCAGCTTGACGGACACGAACGCGTCCGGGTCTGGCAGGAGCATCAGCGGGGCTGACTGAATCATGGTGAACTCGCGCGCCGGATCACCTGTCTGCACCCAGTTTTTCGGGTAGCGTGTCGAGGCGTTAATACCTTCGCGCTGGGCATCGGCATCAAGAATGCAGCCATAGGTACGAAGGCCACGGGCCTGGGTGTTCCCCAGCACCATCGTCAGGTCAGGCAGATAGTTCTTTTTGGCGTCGTTTTCGATGTACTGGCCGGAGTACACCACGATGGCCACATCGCCATACATACCTTTGTAGGAGACTGCCATGCCGAGGTCTTTCACGGCAGTTTCCAGCTCTGAGCTTGAGCCACGGCGCGTATCCAGCTTCTCCTTGACTGCCTTAAAGGAACGGAACAACGCCCAGCCCTTCGGATCGAACACGATGATATTGACCACGCCGCTGGCGTTGAGCGCGTACGCTTCAATGTCATCGGTCGGGTCATACGTTTCTTTGTCGCGGGTTGACCACGCTGCTGCGCCTGCCTGAGTGATGTTGTTGCCGGCGCTGCGGCTCATATCCACTTCAACCGGCTCAAATGCTTCCCCGGTCATGGTGTATTTACCGCTGAGGACGGCTGCAACGGCCTGCTTCTCTTCTACCTGCGAAATCGCCAGTTCTTCATCTTTCATGTTCTGAAGGATGATGCGGCGACGGCGATAGGCAGGGTCTGCCAGGTTCTGTGGATCTTCATCCGGCAGGCGGCGAAGGGTCATCTGCGGGTTAACTTCGTGCTTTGGTTTCACATACCCCGGTGTGAATTCCGATGTGCTGCCGCCACGGGAGCGGATTACTTTGCCGGATACAATTGGCGAGACGTACAGCGCCATGTTGACCATGCCAGGAATTTGCGACAGGTAGACCTTCTCTGTATTGAAGGGATAGGTTTCGCGGAAAAAGATGCGCATGAAGAGTGGATCGAATTTGAATTTCTTCTCATTGACCGCCAGCAGCTGAGCAGTGGTATAAACGGACATAGATTTTTCCCGTAAAAAAAGCCGCATATGCGGCTTTTATGAATGATGATGGTTGTAAAAACGTGGATTAAACGATGCTGATAGCTGTGCCGGCGAACGCGTTACGCTTGATATTTTCGTCGGTAACCGCTGATGGCCAGAGCACATCTTCAAGGCGGAAAGAACCCGATTTATAAAATGCCAGCTCTGCACTGTTCTGGTCTGCGGCAACAGCCAGAATGCCCACGGCTGTGCCGGCGTGAGTGCCGTCCCAGATGGTCAGCTTGCCGGAAGTGGCATCCAGCATGATCGGCGTCATTGCTGGCGTGGATGCCGTCAGTTCGCCAGGACCATACGCGGTGTGCGCCGGGTCGCTGTTACCGAGTGGCTGGTTATGTGTGAAAACTTCAGTAATTGCCATGATAGCCTCTTAAACGGGGGTATTTAACAAATCGTCGCCAGCTTCAGCTGATACGCTGCCTGCTGACAACGCGCCAGGTGCAGTTTCCATCAGACGATCCAGAGCGGTATCGGTGCGCGCCTGAGCGCTTTGCGGGGCAGCAGCCAGAATGCGCTGTGCGCTCTCAACCGTCATTCCCGGCGTTTCAGCCAGTGCGCGCGCCTGGGATTCTCGTCCCTTCGCCTCTTCGCAATTCAGGATCCCCATAATGCGACCATTCTCTGCAGCAACGGCTGCTGAGACCTGAGCATTCACATCTGCAGGAGCTGTAGCGGTCGCCGTTGCCACTTCAACTGTGGTGACTTGCCCGGTCGATGCGGTAGTCTGGGCAGGCTGAGTTTCAGCCGTTGTTGCTGATGGCTGAGTGGTAGCAGCGGATGCCGTGGTTTGAGTCATATTCCCTCCGGGGGTCATCATTTTTCGTTTGTTAAGTGCATCGCGCATGACATTCAGCGCGTCAGTGTTGTTAACAAGTTCATCCGCCAGCCCGTTATCCACGGACTCCTGGCCGGAGAATACAGCCGCTTCGGTGTCCAGCACGGCCTGCACGGACATGCCGGTATAAGCGGATACTTTTTCGGCAAACATCAGACGGGTGGCATCAATACGCGTCTGAAAATCAGCGCGAACGTCTGCCGGTAGCTTTGCGTAAGGGTTGCCGTCAACCTTGTGATCGCCGCTATAAATCAGCGTTACCTCAACGCCGTTAGTTTTTAGAGCGGCACCATAGTTGCTGTGCGCCATCATGACGCCAATGGATCCGGTTCTGGCCGTTTGCGTCACAAGCCGTCGCGATGCCGAGCTGGCAATAAGCTGCCCTGCACTGCAGTTCATGTCATTTGCCAGCGCCCAGATGGGTTTGATATCGCGCATACGGGCAATAATGTCGGCACAGTCAAACGCCCCGGACACCATTCCGCCCGGCGTATCCATATCAAGCAGAATACCGTCGACACCGGGGTCACTGATAGCCTGCTGCAGGCGAGCGATGATCCCGTTGTAGCCCGTCATGCCGGAATAAGGCTGCAGCGACCGGGTTTTACTGACCAGCGTGCCGGAAACAGGCAGCACCGCGATGCCGTTCGTTACCTGATAACTGCGTGATGGCTGGGGGGACATGTCTTCATCGTCGCCAAACAGCGCCAGCGGTTCAGCAATCTGATCGGCACCAAGCGTTATTCCGGACATCGTATCTGTCAGACGTGTAATACCCATCTGACCTGCCAGCGCGCAAAAGAAAACCCGCGCATAGGCGGGTTCAATCATCAACGGCTCATTAAAGGCCATGCTGGCAATATGCGGGAGATTACGCAGCTCGTGCGCCATTTTGCTCCTCCTCGTTTGATTTTTTTACACCTGCCTCAAAAGCGGCAGCTGCCCATGCCGGTGGTTTCAGACCCGCAGCGCGACGCTCCATAGTTTCCCGTACCTGCTGGGCAAAAATCTCCTGATAATCTTCACCGCGTTTAGCACACTCTTTCTCATACGTGCTGAGACCCGCTTCGATGAGCATGACGGCTTCCTGTACCTCTTTCAGCCCGTCAATTGCCATTCGGCCTGAGCCGATCCAGTTCGCATTGCCCCAGGCTGTCCTCGCTTCCTGGAAGCTGAATCGGGCTTTCGAAGGAAGCGTGACCACGCGACGTACAATGGCCTCTTCAAGCCAGCACAGAAACATCTGGCAGGCCTGTCTGGATGCCACAAACTTTCGACGCCCCATGAAGTACGCCCAGGACTCATTAGCGCTTGCACGCGCAGTCGAGTAACTCATCTGAGAATAGTTTCGTGAAAGCTGCTCATACGACACACCCAATCCTGCGGAAATATAACGCAGCAGGGATTGTTCGAACGTTGAGTAGCCGTTATCGGTATCCTGCGCCGACTGAAGGTTGAGAGAATCCCCTGGCAACAGGTGTGGAACCCTTGCACCACCAAGGCGAACCGGGGCCGCTGAGTAATAGGACGCCATTTCACCCAACCAGCCCGTCAGTTTGCTTTGTTGCTCTTTATTGTCAGCGCCAAGAATAAAATCCATCGCTGATTGGGTATCCAGCTCACTCTCGATGGTGGCCGCATACATGGCCTTTACTATCGCGCTCTGGAGCTGGGTATTTTGCAGTGTATCGAGCATTTTCATCTGCTCCATCACGCTGTAAAACGCATTGGCCCCACGGGTCTGTCCATCCTCCATTGGTTCGAACACATGGATAAATGAAGGTCGCCCACCGGGAAGTTCACGCGGAATATAGGCCCAGTTCTGCGCCATCCAGCCAGGATAGCCGTCGTCGCTGACGTAA belongs to Enterobacter cloacae and includes:
- a CDS encoding tail protein, which codes for MKHSDIRKVIIDALESAIGTDVIYFDGRPAVLEEGDFPAVAVYLTDAEYTGEELDADSWQATLHIEVFLAAQVPDSELDDWMEARVYPVLAEVPGLESLIDTMVQQGYDYQRDDDMALWSSADLKYSITYEM
- a CDS encoding tail attachment protein codes for the protein MADFDNLFDEAISRADTTIRGVMGIEIKITSGVLSGGNLNGVFDDPENIGYAGAGIRVEGTSPTLFVETATVRQLQRMDTLTINGRPFWVDRIGPDDCGSCHIWLGNGSPPAGTRRR
- a CDS encoding minor capsid protein E encodes the protein MSVYTTAQLLAVNEKKFKFDPLFMRIFFRETYPFNTEKVYLSQIPGMVNMALYVSPIVSGKVIRSRGGSTSEFTPGYVKPKHEVNPQMTLRRLPDEDPQNLADPAYRRRRIILQNMKDEELAISQVEEKQAVAAVLSGKYTMTGEAFEPVEVDMSRSAGNNITQAGAAAWSTRDKETYDPTDDIEAYALNASGVVNIIVFDPKGWALFRSFKAVKEKLDTRRGSSSELETAVKDLGMAVSYKGMYGDVAIVVYSGQYIENDAKKNYLPDLTMVLGNTQARGLRTYGCILDADAQREGINASTRYPKNWVQTGDPAREFTMIQSAPLMLLPDPDAFVSVKLA
- the D gene encoding head decoration protein, with amino-acid sequence MAITEVFTHNQPLGNSDPAHTAYGPGELTASTPAMTPIMLDATSGKLTIWDGTHAGTAVGILAVAADQNSAELAFYKSGSFRLEDVLWPSAVTDENIKRNAFAGTAISIV
- a CDS encoding phage capsid assembly protein, yielding MAHELRNLPHIASMAFNEPLMIEPAYARVFFCALAGQMGITRLTDTMSGITLGADQIAEPLALFGDDEDMSPQPSRSYQVTNGIAVLPVSGTLVSKTRSLQPYSGMTGYNGIIARLQQAISDPGVDGILLDMDTPGGMVSGAFDCADIIARMRDIKPIWALANDMNCSAGQLIASSASRRLVTQTARTGSIGVMMAHSNYGAALKTNGVEVTLIYSGDHKVDGNPYAKLPADVRADFQTRIDATRLMFAEKVSAYTGMSVQAVLDTEAAVFSGQESVDNGLADELVNNTDALNVMRDALNKRKMMTPGGNMTQTTASAATTQPSATTAETQPAQTTASTGQVTTVEVATATATAPADVNAQVSAAVAAENGRIMGILNCEEAKGRESQARALAETPGMTVESAQRILAAAPQSAQARTDTALDRLMETAPGALSAGSVSAEAGDDLLNTPV
- a CDS encoding phage portal protein produces the protein MKIPSLVGPDGKTSLREYAGYHGGGGGFGGQLRGWNPPSESADAALLPNYSRGNARADDLVRNNGYAANAVQLHQDHIVGSFFRLSYRPSWRYLGINEEDSRAFSRDVEAAWNEYAEDDFCGIDAERKRTFTMMIREGVAMHAFNGELCMQATWDSDSTRLFRTQFKMVSPKRVSNPNNIGDSRNCRAGVKINDSGAALGYYVSDDGYPGWMAQNWAYIPRELPGGRPSFIHVFEPMEDGQTRGANAFYSVMEQMKMLDTLQNTQLQSAIVKAMYAATIESELDTQSAMDFILGADNKEQQSKLTGWLGEMASYYSAAPVRLGGARVPHLLPGDSLNLQSAQDTDNGYSTFEQSLLRYISAGLGVSYEQLSRNYSQMSYSTARASANESWAYFMGRRKFVASRQACQMFLCWLEEAIVRRVVTLPSKARFSFQEARTAWGNANWIGSGRMAIDGLKEVQEAVMLIEAGLSTYEKECAKRGEDYQEIFAQQVRETMERRAAGLKPPAWAAAAFEAGVKKSNEEEQNGARAA